In one Leptospiraceae bacterium genomic region, the following are encoded:
- a CDS encoding DUF1887 family protein — MKIIVSLVSDQPIPNLIPLKEDSLRPDRLILLVSDKMKAKASYLEKIVHRWGISVESFSIDAYNLQEAKKPCLKILDKYKDSEILLNATGGTKIMAFAAYDVFNSYNKHIFYVDTQDKLIQGINYDLRIPYHHWLDVESYLNAYGQCINSHSNDFFDRYTPRLHSLFTELIKSDKNYLSSIPRFNQYCYFNHRNYFPAIVEITEDDFRDRDFMSLIHLFTNSGLLRLSGRKITFENADIHSFLHGGWLEAYVYNEVKNIPGTNVFCNAKVGMLNENSQVNKNEYDVVFTYHNRLYLIECKTAIISSKSIKPDNIIYKLNTLKDFSGGLYGKGLLVSLRTLSEWQKKRMKDYRLESVEGTEGLKNLPSALLTLISK; from the coding sequence ATGAAAATCATCGTTTCCCTGGTTTCTGACCAACCCATTCCTAACCTGATACCCCTTAAAGAGGATTCTCTCAGACCGGACAGGCTCATCCTTCTGGTTTCAGACAAAATGAAAGCCAAAGCCTCTTACTTAGAGAAGATTGTTCACCGCTGGGGGATATCCGTAGAGTCTTTTTCAATTGATGCCTACAACTTGCAGGAAGCAAAGAAACCCTGTTTGAAGATTTTAGATAAATATAAAGATTCGGAAATCCTCCTTAATGCTACGGGTGGCACAAAAATTATGGCCTTTGCTGCTTATGATGTATTCAATTCTTACAATAAACACATCTTCTATGTAGACACTCAGGATAAACTTATACAGGGAATCAATTATGATTTAAGAATACCCTATCATCACTGGTTAGATGTCGAATCTTACCTGAATGCCTACGGACAGTGTATTAACTCTCATTCTAATGATTTTTTCGATAGATACACACCCAGGCTTCACAGTTTATTTACCGAACTTATTAAATCTGATAAAAATTATTTATCCTCCATCCCGCGCTTTAATCAGTATTGTTATTTTAATCATCGTAATTATTTTCCGGCAATAGTAGAGATAACTGAAGATGATTTTCGAGATAGAGATTTCATGAGCTTAATTCATTTATTTACAAACTCAGGTCTTCTTCGTTTGTCCGGAAGAAAAATCACTTTTGAAAATGCAGATATTCATTCTTTTCTACATGGCGGCTGGCTCGAAGCCTATGTATATAATGAAGTAAAAAATATACCCGGCACAAATGTTTTCTGTAATGCCAAAGTTGGTATGTTGAATGAAAATTCCCAGGTCAATAAAAATGAATATGATGTAGTATTCACTTATCATAATCGCCTGTATCTGATTGAATGCAAAACAGCTATCATAAGTTCTAAAAGTATTAAACCTGATAATATTATTTATAAATTGAATACTCTTAAAGATTTTTCCGGCGGACTCTACGGTAAGGGCTTACTGGTTTCTCTTCGAACCCTTTCTGAATGGCAGAAAAAAAGAATGAAAGATTATCGACTCGAGTCCGTAGAAGGAACTGAAGGTCTAAAAAATCTACCTTCTGCCCTTTTAACACTTATAAGCAAATGA
- the cas1 gene encoding CRISPR-associated endonuclease Cas1: MTDIYVTRHGTYLHKEGDTLLVKFKGETLARIPFKDIDSLQLFGNVQFSTQFLLEMLKRNVSFSFYTQKGNLLGQALPPFPKNIDLRVQQVNLQKDEKFRLDISKQIVFSKIIFSIKLLEDAQINHPELVFKDKLSALKKWKQKVLQAEDIASLMGFEGSFASAYYPCYKKLFPSEDLFKGRSRRPPKDEGNAILSFLSVLVSNRLGSLIEGKGLDPYLGYLHGTRYGRKSLSFDLVEPLRPLFCERVTVKLFTLKILQKEDFESVKGGGVYLKQSSQLKFLRFYNEEIKAERNYKLITGNLDELIYYLSDWLKSCIKKGVVERLNLNLNKS, from the coding sequence ATGACAGATATTTATGTAACAAGACACGGAACCTACCTGCATAAAGAGGGGGACACTCTTCTTGTAAAGTTTAAGGGAGAAACCCTTGCGAGAATTCCTTTTAAAGATATAGACTCTTTACAACTATTCGGTAATGTGCAGTTTTCCACCCAGTTTCTTCTGGAAATGCTGAAACGAAATGTGTCCTTTTCTTTTTATACACAGAAAGGAAACCTTCTCGGTCAGGCCCTTCCTCCCTTTCCGAAAAATATAGACCTTCGAGTTCAACAGGTAAACCTGCAAAAAGACGAAAAGTTCCGTCTGGATATTAGTAAGCAAATTGTTTTTTCCAAAATTATTTTTAGTATTAAGCTTCTAGAAGATGCACAGATTAATCATCCTGAATTAGTATTCAAAGATAAACTTTCAGCATTAAAAAAATGGAAACAGAAAGTCCTGCAAGCAGAGGACATCGCAAGCCTGATGGGTTTTGAAGGAAGTTTTGCTTCAGCCTATTATCCCTGCTATAAAAAACTTTTTCCCTCAGAAGATTTGTTTAAAGGACGAAGTCGAAGACCTCCAAAAGACGAGGGAAATGCGATTCTTTCTTTTTTGAGTGTGCTGGTTTCTAACCGACTCGGTTCCTTGATTGAGGGCAAGGGTCTGGACCCTTATCTTGGCTACCTGCACGGAACCCGCTACGGCAGAAAAAGTCTTTCTTTTGACCTTGTAGAACCTTTGCGTCCCCTTTTTTGTGAAAGAGTCACTGTTAAACTTTTTACCCTTAAAATTCTGCAAAAAGAAGACTTTGAATCGGTGAAGGGGGGCGGGGTTTATTTGAAGCAAAGTAGCCAATTAAAATTCCTTCGGTTTTATAATGAAGAGATAAAAGCAGAAAGAAATTACAAATTAATCACCGGAAACCTTGATGAGCTGATTTATTACCTCAGCGATTGGCTCAAGTCCTGCATCAAAAAAGGAGTGGTAGAAAGGTTGAATTTAAACCTAAACAAGTCATGA
- a CDS encoding transposase, protein MKNVKYFIGIDISSEFITVSYYSKKEETYISLGNYNNNPDGYLLLIKDFKKASPKITNKNSVICMEATGVYGEQLAYYFSGLGFFIAVENPLKVKRVFEISQHKTDEVDSRKIAEYAFRFLDELTKWTPNSEILEEISVLLVQRE, encoded by the coding sequence ATGAAAAATGTAAAGTATTTTATTGGGATCGATATCTCTTCTGAATTTATTACTGTTTCTTATTATTCAAAGAAAGAGGAAACGTATATATCATTGGGAAATTATAACAATAACCCTGATGGATATTTATTGCTAATCAAAGATTTCAAGAAAGCAAGTCCTAAAATTACAAATAAAAATTCAGTTATTTGTATGGAAGCAACAGGTGTATATGGGGAACAATTAGCTTATTATTTTTCTGGTTTAGGTTTTTTTATTGCTGTAGAAAATCCTTTAAAAGTCAAAAGGGTTTTTGAAATATCACAACATAAAACTGATGAGGTAGATAGTAGGAAGATAGCAGAATATGCTTTCAGATTTTTAGATGAACTTACTAAATGGACTCCTAATAGTGAAATTCTTGAAGAAATCAGTGTTTTGCTTGTACAGAGGGAATAA
- a CDS encoding IS110 family transposase → MMIYEEMILNCKNMISKIEDKIKTLIESEPELKQTMDNIKTIPGVGNIFTYYLLVTTNGFKEHLDYRKLASYMGIVPLQYESGKSIRRKTSSSGIGPGNLRRVIYLVSMASRKYDKNMEKYFLRKVAEGKNKKLVLNNIGNKLLKIIIALIKSNKPYIKNFVSIHPKNFKTG, encoded by the coding sequence ATGATGATATATGAAGAAATGATTTTAAACTGTAAGAATATGATAAGTAAAATTGAAGATAAAATAAAAACTCTAATTGAATCAGAACCGGAACTGAAACAGACAATGGACAATATCAAGACTATTCCCGGAGTGGGAAATATTTTTACATATTATTTATTAGTAACTACTAATGGTTTCAAAGAACATTTGGATTACAGGAAGCTTGCTTCTTATATGGGTATTGTACCATTGCAATATGAAAGTGGAAAATCAATAAGACGAAAAACTTCTTCCAGCGGAATCGGGCCGGGTAACTTGCGACGAGTAATATATTTAGTTTCTATGGCTTCCAGAAAGTATGATAAAAACATGGAAAAATATTTTCTAAGGAAAGTGGCGGAAGGAAAAAACAAAAAACTGGTTCTTAATAACATAGGAAATAAATTATTAAAAATAATTATAGCTCTTATTAAATCAAACAAACCCTATATTAAAAACTTTGTCTCAATTCATCCAAAAAATTTTAAAACTGGTTGA
- a CDS encoding PD-(D/E)XK nuclease family transposase — protein MKQKDTEKQSGLLPLHSDIVFKIFCIKKPHLLAKLLDAVLGFKGTDKIESLQILNPEIPGDTRNDKLSILDIHAVNKRSEHFGVEMQGFPQDYFGKRVLYYWAKLYSQQIKKGATYVQLKPVYSVSFLNFNLLQIDNFHSTFQLLEKENPEIALTKDLEIHIIELPKFLKQVEELDTELENWLYFLGKAEHLQEKEMKELQERNPVMEEAIEALKDISLDEKTRAYYEMRLKSERDFMAMRHYAYHQGLKEGMEKERLLAERQIEKERKRAEHKSKLRTAINLMKMNLSIQAISIATELPEAYLEKFFRKAIRGEE, from the coding sequence ATGAAACAGAAAGATACAGAAAAACAGAGCGGACTTTTACCCTTACATAGCGATATTGTATTTAAGATATTTTGCATAAAGAAACCTCATCTCTTAGCAAAACTTTTGGATGCCGTACTCGGATTCAAGGGAACTGATAAAATCGAAAGCCTGCAAATACTCAATCCGGAAATACCTGGTGACACCCGGAATGATAAATTGTCCATTCTGGATATACACGCTGTAAATAAACGCAGCGAGCATTTTGGAGTAGAAATGCAGGGCTTCCCACAGGATTATTTTGGAAAAAGGGTTCTGTATTACTGGGCCAAGCTCTATTCACAGCAAATTAAAAAAGGAGCTACATACGTTCAGTTGAAACCTGTGTATTCCGTTTCTTTCTTGAATTTTAACCTGCTGCAAATAGACAACTTTCATTCGACTTTCCAGCTATTGGAAAAAGAGAATCCGGAAATAGCCTTGACGAAAGATCTGGAAATTCATATAATAGAACTACCAAAGTTTCTAAAACAGGTAGAGGAACTGGATACCGAGCTGGAAAACTGGTTGTATTTCCTTGGAAAAGCCGAGCATTTGCAGGAAAAAGAGATGAAAGAGTTGCAAGAAAGAAACCCGGTCATGGAAGAAGCGATAGAAGCTTTAAAGGATATATCCCTCGACGAGAAGACCAGGGCTTATTACGAAATGCGCTTGAAATCGGAACGGGATTTTATGGCGATGAGACATTATGCCTATCATCAAGGACTCAAAGAAGGAATGGAAAAGGAACGCCTGCTGGCCGAGAGACAAATTGAAAAAGAACGAAAAAGAGCCGAGCATAAAAGTAAACTCAGGACTGCGATAAATTTGATGAAAATGAATCTTTCCATTCAGGCCATTTCCATTGCTACCGAACTCCCGGAAGCTTATTTGGAGAAGTTTTTTCGGAAAGCGATTAGGGGTGAGGAATGA
- a CDS encoding CopD family protein — MYAWILSLHVLAATVWTGGHLILSLTILPGVLKNKDIEFIRRFESSYETIGIPALIIQIFSGLWMAGISLGGRDWFDFSNPVSRLVSYKLLLLFLTFVLAIDARLRIIPRLNKENLISLAFHIVPVTILSVLYVFLGVLYRYGYL, encoded by the coding sequence ATGTATGCATGGATTTTGAGTCTTCATGTTCTTGCGGCTACTGTTTGGACAGGAGGTCATTTGATTCTCTCCCTTACTATTTTGCCAGGAGTTTTAAAGAATAAAGATATTGAATTTATAAGAAGGTTTGAATCTTCTTATGAAACTATTGGAATACCTGCACTTATTATTCAAATCTTTAGTGGTCTCTGGATGGCTGGTATCAGTCTGGGCGGACGAGATTGGTTTGATTTTTCCAATCCTGTATCGAGGCTCGTTTCCTATAAACTTCTTTTACTTTTTCTTACCTTTGTCCTGGCAATAGATGCAAGACTCCGAATTATACCCAGATTAAATAAGGAAAATCTAATATCTTTAGCTTTTCATATTGTACCGGTAACTATTCTATCTGTTTTATATGTCTTCCTGGGTGTGCTGTATCGGTATGGATATTTGTGA
- a CDS encoding c-type cytochrome — MLSKSQARLFFLLGTLIFALAFLGLTVDSMKKVPSQTNEANMSEEVKRGKEIWDKNNCMGCHTLLGEGAYYAPELTKVYERRGPEWMKLFIKDPQAMYPNERKMIKYNFTDKEIDDLIAFFKWIGNMNLNGFPAKPKTLLSSSASANTNAGITQKEPLKFTQLCRACHALGGKGGNTGPALDGVAKKYDSQYLEKWIANPASIKPGTNMPKLPLSDTELKEIVNFLGEQK, encoded by the coding sequence ATGTTATCAAAATCACAGGCAAGGTTATTTTTCCTATTGGGAACTTTAATTTTTGCTCTTGCGTTTCTTGGTTTGACTGTGGACTCAATGAAAAAAGTTCCCTCACAAACAAATGAAGCCAATATGAGTGAAGAAGTGAAAAGAGGAAAAGAAATCTGGGACAAGAATAATTGTATGGGCTGTCATACACTTTTGGGAGAAGGAGCATATTATGCACCGGAACTCACAAAAGTATATGAAAGGAGAGGCCCGGAATGGATGAAATTATTTATAAAAGATCCACAGGCGATGTATCCGAATGAAAGGAAAATGATAAAATACAACTTTACCGATAAGGAAATTGATGACCTTATCGCTTTCTTTAAATGGATAGGAAATATGAATCTGAACGGATTTCCGGCGAAACCTAAAACCTTACTTTCTTCCTCTGCAAGTGCAAATACAAATGCGGGTATAACACAAAAAGAACCTCTTAAATTTACTCAGCTTTGTAGAGCCTGCCATGCTCTGGGGGGAAAAGGTGGAAATACCGGTCCGGCCTTAGATGGAGTAGCAAAGAAGTATGATTCTCAATATCTTGAAAAATGGATCGCAAATCCCGCATCGATTAAGCCGGGAACAAATATGCCCAAATTACCTCTCTCTGATACAGAACTTAAAGAGATCGTTAATTTTCTCGGGGAACAAAAATAA